The following are from one region of the Falco biarmicus isolate bFalBia1 chromosome 1, bFalBia1.pri, whole genome shotgun sequence genome:
- the LOC130143812 gene encoding interleukin-8-like has product MMGKAVAAVLTLLLISAVGTKGKALPRSAMELRCQCIDTHSKFIHPKFIHNVNLTPSGPHCKDVEVIATLTDGREVCLDPTAPWVKLIIKGILDK; this is encoded by the exons ATGATGGGCAAAGCTGTGGCTGCTGTCCTGACTCTTCTCCTGATCTCAGCGGTTGGAACAAAAG GTAAGGCACTGCCACGCTCAGCGATGGAGCTCCGGTGCCAGTGCATAGACACCCATTCGAAGTTCATCCACCCCAAGTTCATTCATAATGTGAACCTCACCCCCAGCGGACCTCACTGCAAGGATGTTGAAGTCAT AGCTACCTTGACAGATGGCAGAGAAGTGTGCCTGGACCCCACTGCTCCCTGGGTGAAGCTGATCATCAAGGGAATTCTGGACAAGTGA